In Streptomyces alboniger, the following are encoded in one genomic region:
- a CDS encoding MMPL family transporter codes for MRKRSVTVRVARWSALHPWRAVIGWLVFVVLCLGGGIAAGMNSATTEDFRVGEAGRAEALAAEGGVQLKPTEQVLIRAASGRQGRQGRQGRPGRLDEARAEAAVRDVTARMKALPEVASVAAPVRSADGRVLRIQVELNGSEQEDQKHVPPLREQTAQVAKAYPDLVIEETGDASVSKGVDDQRNEDLKFSEAITLPITLITLAVVFGSVIMVGVPLLLAITSIVATMGLAMLASHLLPDTGVGMSMILLIGMAVGVDYTLFYLKREREERARAGGRLTSEALVEAAAATAGRAIVVSGLAVIVSTTALYLARDVIFDSLATGTILVVAVAVVSSVTVLPALLVMLGRRTERREAKRLAQGKPVRAYGEKGPGRVWNALLAPARRRPALTLCLSVLVMLGLALPALTMNLKNPARDSFSREIPAMKGYDRLLDDFPEQRVRHLVVVRAEASQAADVRRALTALDRAAQADPLFSRPSGAPLLRSSEDGRTTTLELNAPHPTYSEKAEDSLAHVREAYLPATVGKLAGVETAVTGEVARGVDYVQHQNEKLPLVLGFLLLMTFGMTVYAFRSVVLGLLGVGLNLLSAASALGLLVLVFQGTWAEDLLSFVSLGGISSRVPLFLFVILFGLSMDYQVFVVSRIREAALNGVPTRQAVLDGIASSAKVVTSAAIVMVTVFASFVMLHILEMKQMGFVLAAAVLLDAFVIRVMILPAALLLLGRATWWPSGAIRRAEARAAERFGNPAEGTFGHPSEEAAAMAPGQRAAGRRIAQDR; via the coding sequence TGAGGAAGCGATCGGTCACGGTGCGCGTGGCCCGATGGAGCGCGCTGCACCCGTGGCGGGCGGTCATCGGCTGGTTGGTCTTCGTGGTGCTGTGCCTGGGCGGCGGGATCGCCGCGGGTATGAACAGCGCCACGACGGAGGACTTCCGTGTCGGCGAGGCCGGCCGGGCCGAGGCCCTGGCGGCCGAGGGCGGCGTCCAGCTGAAGCCCACGGAGCAGGTGCTGATCCGGGCCGCCTCGGGACGGCAGGGACGGCAAGGACGGCAAGGACGGCCGGGGCGGCTGGACGAGGCGCGGGCCGAAGCCGCCGTGCGGGACGTCACCGCCCGCATGAAGGCCCTGCCCGAGGTCGCCTCCGTGGCTGCCCCGGTGCGCTCGGCCGACGGTCGCGTACTGCGGATCCAGGTGGAGCTGAACGGCTCCGAGCAGGAGGACCAGAAGCACGTACCCCCGCTCCGGGAACAGACCGCGCAGGTGGCGAAGGCGTACCCGGACCTGGTGATCGAGGAGACCGGCGACGCCTCCGTCAGCAAGGGCGTCGACGACCAGCGCAACGAGGACCTGAAGTTCTCGGAGGCGATCACACTGCCCATCACGCTGATCACGCTCGCCGTGGTCTTCGGCTCGGTCATCATGGTCGGCGTACCGCTGCTGCTCGCGATCACCTCGATCGTGGCGACCATGGGCCTGGCGATGCTGGCCTCGCACCTCCTGCCCGACACCGGCGTCGGAATGAGCATGATCCTGCTCATCGGCATGGCCGTCGGCGTCGACTACACGCTCTTCTACCTCAAGCGCGAACGTGAGGAGCGGGCCCGCGCGGGCGGCCGCCTCACCTCGGAGGCGCTGGTCGAGGCCGCCGCCGCGACGGCGGGGCGCGCGATCGTCGTCTCCGGACTCGCCGTGATCGTCTCCACCACCGCGCTCTACCTGGCCCGTGACGTCATCTTCGACTCGCTCGCCACCGGCACCATTCTGGTCGTCGCCGTCGCCGTGGTCAGCTCGGTGACCGTGCTGCCGGCGCTGCTCGTCATGCTCGGGCGGCGTACGGAACGCCGGGAGGCCAAGCGCCTGGCGCAGGGCAAGCCGGTGCGCGCGTACGGGGAGAAGGGGCCCGGCCGCGTCTGGAACGCCCTGCTCGCGCCCGCCCGCAGGCGCCCCGCGCTCACCCTGTGCCTCTCGGTTCTCGTGATGCTGGGGCTCGCGCTGCCCGCGCTGACCATGAACCTCAAGAATCCGGCGCGCGACAGCTTCTCGCGGGAGATACCGGCGATGAAGGGGTACGACCGGCTGCTCGACGACTTCCCCGAGCAGCGGGTCCGGCACCTCGTCGTGGTGCGGGCCGAGGCCTCGCAGGCCGCCGATGTGCGCCGGGCCCTGACGGCGCTGGACCGCGCGGCGCAGGCCGACCCGCTCTTCTCGCGCCCATCAGGTGCTCCGCTCCTGCGCTCCTCCGAGGACGGCAGGACCACGACCCTGGAGCTCAACGCACCGCACCCCACGTACTCCGAGAAGGCCGAGGACTCGCTCGCCCACGTGCGCGAGGCCTACCTGCCCGCGACCGTCGGCAAGCTGGCCGGCGTCGAGACGGCCGTCACCGGCGAAGTGGCGCGCGGCGTCGACTACGTGCAGCACCAGAACGAGAAGCTGCCGCTCGTCCTCGGCTTCCTGCTCCTGATGACCTTCGGCATGACGGTCTACGCGTTCCGCTCGGTCGTCCTCGGACTGCTCGGCGTAGGGCTCAACCTGCTCTCCGCGGCCTCCGCGCTCGGACTGCTCGTCCTCGTCTTCCAGGGCACCTGGGCCGAGGACCTGCTCTCCTTCGTGTCACTCGGCGGGATCTCCTCGCGCGTACCGCTCTTCCTCTTCGTGATCCTCTTCGGGCTCTCGATGGACTACCAGGTCTTCGTGGTCAGCCGGATCCGCGAGGCCGCCCTGAACGGCGTACCCACCCGGCAGGCGGTCCTCGACGGCATCGCGTCCTCCGCCAAGGTCGTCACCAGCGCGGCGATCGTCATGGTCACCGTCTTCGCGAGCTTCGTGATGCTGCACATCCTGGAGATGAAGCAGATGGGCTTCGTCCTCGCGGCGGCCGTGCTGCTCGACGCGTTCGTGATCCGCGTCATGATCCTTCCGGCCGCGCTGCTGCTGCTCGGCCGCGCCACCTGGTGGCCGTCCGGGGCGATCCGGCGTGCGGAGGCGCGGGCCGCGGAGCGCTTCGGGAACCCCGCCGAAGGGACCTTCGGACATCCTTCCGAAGAGGCCGCGGCCATGGCTCCCGGGCAGCGTGCGGCGGGGCGCAGGATCGCACAGGACAGATAA
- a CDS encoding APC family permease, translating to MSKLTDVPKRILIGRALRSDRLGETLLPKRIALPVFASDPLSSVAYAPGEVLLVLSIAGVSAYHFSPWIAVAVVVLMFTVVASYRQNVHAYPSGGGDYEVATTNLGPKAGLTVASALLVDYVLTVAVSISSGIENLGSAVPFVVEHKVLCAVAVIVLLTLMNLRGVKESGKLFAIPTYVFVAGVFIMIAWGAFRGIVLDETMKAPTADYEIKPEHQGLAGFALVFLLLRAFSSGCAALTGVEAISNGVPAFRKPKSKNAATTLALMGGLAVTMFCGIIGLAMVTKVRMAEYPGKDLIHNGVPVGADYVQNPVISQVAEAVFGHGSILFMILAAATALVLFLAANTAYNGFPLLGSILAQDRYLPRQLHTRGDRLAFSNGIVLLAGAAALLVVIYGADSTRLIQLYIVGVFVSFTLSQIGMVRHWNRHLATQKDQNKRRHMIRSRAINTFGAFFTGLVLVVVLVTKFTHGAWVALLGMCIFYVTMTAIRRHYDRVAEEIAAPETPSDDSVRPSRVHSIVLVSKIHRPTLRALSYAKLMRSHTLEALSVNVDPAETKALKDEWEHRGITVPLKVLDSPYREITRPIIEYVKNLRRESPRDVVSVIIPEYVVGHWYEHLLHNQSALRLKGRLLFTPGVMVTSVPYQLDSSEAAKKRARKRQEWNAPGAVRRGPVEKPRRTKEREREKEPSKKL from the coding sequence GTGTCCAAACTGACCGACGTGCCCAAACGGATCCTCATCGGGCGCGCACTGCGCAGTGACCGGCTCGGAGAAACGCTCCTGCCGAAGCGCATCGCACTCCCCGTATTCGCGTCCGACCCGCTCTCCTCCGTCGCGTACGCGCCGGGAGAGGTCCTTCTCGTCCTCTCCATCGCGGGTGTGTCGGCGTACCACTTCAGCCCGTGGATCGCCGTCGCGGTCGTGGTGCTGATGTTCACCGTCGTCGCGTCGTACAGACAGAACGTGCACGCCTATCCGAGCGGTGGCGGTGACTACGAGGTCGCCACCACCAACCTCGGACCCAAGGCGGGACTCACCGTCGCGAGCGCCCTGCTCGTCGACTACGTCCTGACCGTGGCCGTGTCGATCTCCTCGGGCATCGAGAACCTCGGCTCGGCCGTCCCGTTCGTCGTCGAGCACAAGGTGCTCTGCGCGGTCGCCGTCATCGTCCTGCTCACGCTGATGAACCTGCGCGGCGTGAAGGAGTCCGGGAAGCTCTTCGCCATCCCGACCTACGTCTTCGTGGCGGGCGTCTTCATCATGATCGCGTGGGGCGCCTTCCGCGGCATCGTCCTGGACGAGACCATGAAGGCCCCCACCGCCGACTACGAGATCAAGCCCGAACACCAGGGCCTCGCCGGTTTCGCGTTGGTCTTCCTGCTTCTGAGGGCCTTCTCCTCGGGCTGTGCCGCGCTCACCGGCGTCGAGGCGATCAGCAACGGCGTCCCGGCCTTCCGCAAGCCGAAGTCCAAGAACGCCGCGACGACCCTCGCCCTCATGGGCGGCCTCGCCGTCACCATGTTCTGCGGCATCATCGGCCTCGCCATGGTGACCAAGGTCCGCATGGCGGAGTACCCGGGCAAGGACCTCATCCACAACGGCGTCCCCGTCGGCGCGGACTACGTCCAGAACCCGGTGATCTCCCAGGTCGCCGAGGCCGTCTTCGGCCACGGCAGCATCCTGTTCATGATCCTGGCCGCCGCCACCGCGCTGGTCCTCTTCCTCGCGGCCAACACCGCGTACAACGGCTTCCCGCTGCTCGGTTCGATCCTCGCGCAGGACCGCTACCTGCCGCGCCAGCTGCACACCCGCGGCGACCGCCTCGCGTTCTCCAACGGCATCGTGCTCCTCGCGGGCGCGGCGGCCCTGCTCGTCGTCATCTACGGCGCCGACTCCACCCGCCTCATCCAGCTCTACATCGTCGGTGTCTTCGTCTCCTTCACGCTCAGCCAGATCGGCATGGTCCGGCACTGGAACCGCCACTTGGCGACCCAGAAGGACCAGAACAAGCGCCGCCACATGATCCGCTCCCGCGCGATCAACACCTTCGGCGCCTTCTTCACGGGCCTCGTGCTGGTGGTCGTACTCGTCACCAAGTTCACGCACGGCGCCTGGGTCGCACTGCTCGGCATGTGCATCTTCTACGTGACGATGACGGCGATCCGCCGCCACTACGACCGCGTGGCCGAGGAGATCGCCGCCCCGGAGACCCCCTCCGACGACAGCGTGCGTCCCTCCCGCGTGCACTCGATCGTCCTGGTCTCCAAGATCCACCGCCCGACGCTGCGCGCCCTGTCGTACGCGAAGCTGATGCGCTCGCACACCCTCGAAGCGCTCAGCGTCAACGTCGACCCGGCCGAGACCAAGGCGCTCAAGGACGAGTGGGAGCACCGCGGCATCACCGTGCCGCTGAAGGTCCTCGACTCGCCCTACCGCGAGATCACCCGGCCGATCATCGAGTACGTGAAGAACCTGCGCAGGGAGAGCCCGCGCGACGTGGTCAGCGTGATCATCCCCGAGTACGTGGTCGGCCACTGGTACGAGCACCTGCTGCACAACCAGAGCGCGCTGCGCCTCAAGGGCCGCCTGCTCTTCACGCCGGGCGTGATGGTCACGTCCGTCCCCTACCAGCTCGACTCCTCCGAGGCCGCGAAGAAGCGGGCCCGCAAGCGCCAGGAGTGGAACGCGCCGGGTGCGGTGCGGCGTGGGCCGGTGGAGAAGCCGAGGCGTACGAAGGAGAGGGAGAGGGAGAAGGAGCCGAGCAAGAAGCTCTGA
- a CDS encoding class I SAM-dependent RNA methyltransferase produces MQAEPNNPQAGNAQAAASLVGQEYEVEIGPVAHGGHCIARTAEGQVLFVRHTLPGEKVIARVTEGEEGARFLRADAVTILEPSKDRVEAPCPYAGPGRCGGCDWQHAKPGAQRRLKGEVIAEQLKRLAGLTPEEAGWDGTVMPAEGDKLPPGEVPSWRTRVQYAVDEDGNAGLRRHRSHEVEPIEHCMIAAEGVSELGIEKRDWSGMASIEAIAATGSQDRQVILAPKPGARLPIVELDKPVSVMRVGEKDGGIHRVHGRAFVRERADGRTYRVGSGGFWQVHPKAAETLMLAVMQGLLPRKGDTALDLYCGVGLFAGALADRVGEAGAVLGIESGKRAVEDARHNLAAFDRVRIEQGKVESVLPRTGITEADLIVLDPPRAGAGKQTVRHLAGLGARRIAYVACDPAALARDLGYFREGGYRVRSLRAFDLFPMTQHVECVAILEPAEKGR; encoded by the coding sequence ATGCAGGCAGAACCGAACAATCCGCAGGCGGGGAACGCTCAGGCGGCCGCGTCGCTGGTCGGCCAGGAGTACGAGGTCGAGATCGGGCCCGTCGCGCACGGCGGCCACTGCATCGCCCGTACCGCCGAGGGCCAGGTGCTCTTCGTGCGGCACACGCTGCCCGGCGAAAAGGTCATCGCACGGGTGACCGAGGGCGAGGAGGGCGCGCGCTTCCTCCGGGCCGACGCGGTCACGATCCTGGAGCCCTCCAAGGACCGCGTCGAAGCGCCCTGCCCCTACGCCGGCCCCGGCCGCTGCGGCGGCTGCGACTGGCAGCACGCGAAGCCGGGCGCGCAGCGCCGCCTCAAGGGCGAGGTCATCGCCGAACAGCTCAAGCGCCTCGCGGGCCTGACCCCCGAGGAGGCCGGCTGGGACGGCACGGTCATGCCGGCCGAGGGCGACAAGCTGCCGCCCGGCGAGGTCCCGTCCTGGCGTACGCGCGTGCAGTACGCGGTGGACGAGGACGGCAACGCGGGCCTGCGCCGCCACCGCTCGCACGAGGTCGAGCCGATCGAACACTGCATGATCGCGGCGGAGGGAGTCTCCGAACTCGGCATCGAGAAGCGCGACTGGTCAGGCATGGCGTCCATCGAGGCGATCGCGGCGACGGGCTCCCAGGACCGCCAGGTGATCCTCGCCCCGAAGCCGGGCGCGCGCCTGCCCATCGTGGAGCTGGACAAGCCGGTCTCCGTGATGCGGGTGGGGGAGAAGGACGGCGGCATCCACCGCGTCCACGGCCGCGCCTTCGTCAGGGAGCGGGCCGACGGCCGCACCTACCGCGTCGGCAGCGGCGGCTTCTGGCAGGTCCACCCGAAGGCCGCCGAGACGCTGATGCTCGCAGTCATGCAGGGACTGCTGCCCCGCAAGGGCGACACGGCCCTCGACCTCTACTGCGGGGTCGGCCTGTTCGCGGGCGCCCTCGCGGACCGGGTCGGCGAGGCGGGCGCGGTCCTCGGCATCGAGTCCGGCAAGCGCGCGGTGGAGGACGCCCGCCACAACCTCGCGGCGTTCGACCGCGTCCGCATCGAACAGGGCAAGGTCGAATCGGTCCTCCCGCGCACGGGCATCACCGAAGCGGACCTCATCGTCCTGGACCCGCCCCGCGCGGGCGCGGGCAAGCAGACGGTGCGCCACCTGGCGGGACTGGGCGCGCGCCGCATCGCGTACGTGGCCTGCGATCCGGCGGCGCTGGCGCGGGATCTCGGGTACTTCCGGGAGGGGGGGTACAGGGTGCGGTCCTTGCGGGCGTTTGATCTCTTTCCTATGACCCAGCACGTAGAGTGTGTCGCGATCCTTGAGCCTGCTGAAAAGGGCCGCTGA
- a CDS encoding type I restriction-modification system subunit M, which produces MTITQHELESRLWDAANALRGPVDPADFKTYVFPMLFWKWISDTWVHEHDAAFDKYGDDLDDEIEAEFHRFELPEGTLWSEVTGKVTNLGAEIAKTFQRIEMANPRSLAGVFGDASWGNQERIPESALLGLIRAFNKITLDPTTVSHDLLGAGYEYLLKNFADESGKKAGEFFTPREVVNLLVGILQPQPGESVYDPSCGSGGMLVATINQLRESGKDHRTLRAYGQEINLTTASIARMNLFLHEIEDFDIKRGDTLRAPAFKAPSGAVRQFDVVIANPPFSLVNWGADRWSSDPRAICGVPPAQNGDYAFVQHMVSSMKPGSGRVGVVMPRGVLFRGGAEAKIRRGLIGKDVLEAVVGLPPKLFYSTEIPACLLIFRDQKPAERKDHVLFIDGSARFIKGKKQNLMSEDDVRAVIKAYQTGSDSAGEGGANVRLVPLEEIEQNDFDLNIGRYIRVAAGETADLGTALVEYADARQHRIDTEAAMFERLAAAGVDLSVFGVSSE; this is translated from the coding sequence GTGACGATCACCCAGCACGAGCTCGAGTCCCGGCTGTGGGACGCCGCGAACGCGCTCCGCGGCCCCGTCGACCCCGCTGACTTCAAGACCTACGTCTTCCCAATGCTGTTCTGGAAGTGGATCAGCGACACCTGGGTCCACGAGCACGACGCGGCGTTCGATAAGTACGGCGACGACCTCGACGACGAGATTGAGGCCGAATTTCACCGGTTCGAGCTGCCCGAGGGCACGCTGTGGAGCGAGGTCACCGGGAAGGTCACCAACCTCGGTGCGGAGATCGCGAAGACCTTCCAGCGAATCGAAATGGCCAACCCCCGCTCGCTCGCTGGCGTCTTCGGCGACGCCTCGTGGGGCAACCAGGAGCGCATCCCGGAGTCGGCCCTGCTGGGGCTCATCCGAGCGTTTAACAAGATCACTCTCGACCCGACGACAGTCTCGCACGATCTGCTCGGCGCGGGCTATGAGTACTTGCTGAAGAATTTCGCCGACGAGTCGGGCAAGAAGGCTGGCGAGTTCTTCACGCCCCGTGAGGTCGTGAATTTGCTCGTCGGGATCCTCCAACCTCAGCCGGGCGAGTCCGTCTACGACCCGTCCTGCGGCTCCGGGGGGATGCTTGTCGCGACGATCAATCAGCTGCGCGAGTCCGGCAAAGACCACCGCACGCTCAGGGCATACGGTCAGGAGATCAACCTGACGACGGCCTCGATCGCCCGGATGAACCTGTTCCTGCACGAGATCGAGGACTTTGACATCAAGCGCGGTGACACCCTCCGTGCTCCGGCGTTCAAGGCCCCCAGCGGTGCGGTCCGTCAATTCGACGTCGTGATCGCCAACCCTCCGTTCTCACTAGTGAATTGGGGTGCAGACCGCTGGTCCTCGGATCCGCGAGCCATCTGCGGCGTGCCGCCGGCGCAGAACGGCGACTACGCCTTCGTCCAGCACATGGTCTCGTCAATGAAGCCCGGATCCGGTCGTGTCGGCGTGGTGATGCCCCGAGGCGTGCTGTTCCGCGGAGGCGCGGAGGCGAAGATTCGCCGGGGCCTCATCGGGAAGGACGTTCTGGAAGCCGTCGTCGGCCTGCCGCCCAAGCTGTTTTACTCGACCGAAATCCCGGCATGTCTGTTGATCTTCCGCGACCAGAAGCCAGCTGAGCGCAAGGATCACGTGCTTTTCATTGACGGCTCGGCGCGGTTTATCAAGGGCAAGAAGCAGAACCTGATGTCCGAGGATGACGTCAGAGCTGTCATCAAGGCGTACCAGACAGGTAGCGACTCAGCGGGTGAGGGCGGTGCGAACGTCCGGCTGGTGCCGCTCGAGGAGATCGAGCAGAACGACTTCGACCTGAACATCGGCCGCTACATCAGGGTCGCTGCAGGAGAGACCGCCGATCTTGGCACCGCGCTCGTGGAGTATGCCGACGCCCGGCAGCATCGCATCGACACCGAGGCTGCCATGTTTGAGCGGCTCGCAGCAGCAGGCGTCGACCTGAGCGTGTTCGGGGTGTCCAGTGAGTGA
- a CDS encoding restriction endonuclease subunit S, whose amino-acid sequence MSEWENVRLDEVIALDVEAVPVTATASYDIVGVLNRGRGLLFREPIAGDETSYKTLNRIRPNQIVYSRLKAFEGAITVAPSDLGEVYASQEFPTFTCGERMLPAYFRLLTTTTRMWEQLQALSTGMGGRRERVKPADFLTIGVALPSLSEQCRIVDVVAAVDVQIESVRCEHECATEAVRRARLSLLSVGARGEWQSEMTDSHTSLTWTERLPAGWRRETIGAVSVVRSGATPRRSEQARYFDGGSIPWVKTGDLNERVIGETDECITEVGFAESSVRLLPADTVLVAMYGGFGQIGRTARLAIPSTTNQAVSALTALRADVIPAYLHQALKAGRPKWRLVAASSRKDPNISKRDVENFDFPLPDPTEQREIVDILEGMESAADMLAGELQRLNAFRSALLASLLNQEIEIPESYDALLEGVS is encoded by the coding sequence GTGAGTGAGTGGGAGAACGTCCGACTCGACGAGGTCATCGCATTGGACGTCGAAGCAGTCCCGGTCACGGCTACAGCCTCCTACGACATCGTTGGTGTCTTGAACCGCGGTCGAGGTCTGTTGTTCCGGGAACCGATTGCTGGCGATGAGACCTCATATAAGACGCTGAATCGCATCCGACCGAACCAGATCGTCTACAGCCGTTTGAAGGCGTTCGAAGGAGCGATCACCGTTGCTCCGAGCGATCTGGGTGAGGTCTACGCGTCGCAAGAGTTTCCAACATTCACGTGTGGCGAGCGAATGCTTCCCGCGTACTTCCGACTCCTTACGACCACAACACGAATGTGGGAGCAGCTGCAGGCGTTGTCGACCGGCATGGGCGGCAGGCGTGAGCGGGTCAAGCCTGCTGACTTCTTGACGATCGGAGTCGCTCTCCCGTCCTTGTCGGAACAGTGCCGCATCGTTGACGTCGTGGCCGCGGTCGACGTGCAGATTGAGTCCGTTCGATGCGAGCATGAGTGCGCTACCGAGGCCGTTCGGCGAGCGAGGCTTTCATTGCTTTCCGTGGGTGCTCGCGGAGAGTGGCAGAGCGAGATGACCGACTCACACACCTCGCTCACGTGGACGGAGCGGCTACCTGCTGGCTGGCGGCGCGAGACCATCGGAGCAGTATCGGTCGTGCGCTCCGGTGCAACTCCTCGTCGCTCCGAGCAGGCTCGGTACTTTGACGGCGGCTCCATCCCGTGGGTGAAGACAGGCGACCTCAACGAGCGCGTGATCGGCGAAACGGACGAGTGCATCACGGAGGTCGGGTTTGCGGAGTCGTCAGTGCGGCTTCTTCCTGCCGACACCGTCTTGGTTGCCATGTACGGAGGATTCGGTCAGATCGGCAGAACCGCCCGCCTTGCTATCCCATCCACGACGAACCAAGCAGTCAGCGCCCTGACAGCTTTGCGAGCGGATGTGATTCCCGCTTACTTGCATCAGGCTTTGAAGGCTGGCCGCCCCAAGTGGAGACTCGTGGCGGCAAGTTCGCGCAAGGACCCCAACATCAGTAAGAGAGATGTCGAGAACTTCGACTTCCCCCTGCCTGACCCTACTGAACAGCGGGAGATCGTCGACATCCTGGAGGGCATGGAATCTGCGGCGGACATGCTTGCCGGGGAACTGCAAAGGCTCAATGCCTTTCGGTCGGCCCTTCTGGCTTCTCTCCTCAACCAGGAGATCGAAATTCCCGAGTCCTACGACGCTCTCCTGGAAGGGGTGTCCTGA